From Pseudomonas hormoni:
GGCGAACTGACCGAGGTGCTTGAGCGTTGCGGCCAGCCGGCAGCGGCCGAGCACCTCCAGCAGGAAGTCGAGCGGGTGATTCACGCCACCGCGGCGAATTTCTCCTCGATGTATCAGGACGTCGCGAATCGGCGCCGAACCGAAATCAGCTACCTGTTGGGCTACGTCTGCAAAGTTGCCTCGCGCCATCAGCTGAACCTTCCGCACCTCAACCAGTTGCAACAGCGGCTGATCACCCATCTGCACAGCCTTGGATTGCCCAGCGACTGAGCAGCGGCTACGCTGGCCACTTGTTCCTTTTCAGCGATAAAACTGATGCCATTGCGCCAGCGCCTTGAAAACCTTCCGGTCGGCCAGAAACTGCTGGCCGCCCTGCTGGTGCTGTTGACCACCGTTCTGCTGGTCGCCAACCTGACCTTCATCAGCGCCGCGTACTACATTTCCCAGGAAAGCATGGCGCCCCAAGCCTTGCAGACCATCGGCCGGCTGGTGTCCAACCCGAGCCTGGTGTCCGAAGCACTGGCATCGCCACAAAGCGCGCAACGCCTGCTCGATGAACTCAACAGTTATTCACCGTTACGCGCAGCGGCCTTGTACGACGGCAAGGGTGAACGGCTGGCGCAGCTGCAACATGGCGATCATCTGAACCTGCCGGAGCGCTTCCGCCACATCGAATCCTGGCAAGCCACCGAATTTCGCAGCAATCAGGTGATCACCCTGCCCCGCCCCGGCACCGCGCCCGGCCACTTGTTACTGGTCGCCAGCAGCGAATTGCCGATGGCCTTCTACACCGGGACGTTGACCGCCAGCCTCGGCATCCTGATCTTCAGTGTGCTGTTGTGGCTGGTGATCGCCCGGCAGATCAAACGCCTGATTACCCGGCCGATCCATCAGCTGGAAGAGCTGTCCCGGCAAGTGACCCGGGAAGAGAACTACGCCCTGCGCGCTTCCCGCGGCAATCACGACGAAATCGGCAGTCTGGCCGAGGCCTTCAACACCATGCTCTCGCGGATCGAGGCGCGGGAGCAGCAACTCAAACGCGCGCGGGACGACTCCCAGGCGGCTTACGATCAGGCTCAGGGGCTGGCCGAAGAAACCCGTCACACCAATCGCAAACTGGAACTCGAAGTCCAGGTGCGCAGCAAGATCGAGAAGAAACTCACCGGGTTCCAGAACTACCTCAACAGCATCATCGACTCCATGCCCTCGGCGCTGATCGCCCTCGACGAGCAGCTCTACGTGACGCAATGGAATCAGGAGGCCAGCGCCCTTTCCGGCACGCGGCTGGACGAAGCGCTGAATCAGCCGATCTTCCTCGCCTTCGAACCACTCAAGCCGTTTCTGCCGCAGCTCAAACAGACCGTCGAGCAACACACAGTGGCGAAGATTGAGCGCGTGACCTGGTTTAAGGATGACGAACCCAAGCACTACGCCCTGACCTTTTACCCGCTGATGGGCGGCGCCGGGCGCGGTGTGGTCATCCGGATCGACGACATCACCCAGCGCCTGTCCCTGGAAGAAATGATGGTGCAGTCGGAAAAAATGCTCTCGGTCGGTGGCCTCGCCGCCGGCATGGCCCATGAGATCAACAACCCGCTGGGCGCGATCCTGCACAACGTGCAGAACATTCGCCGGCGCTTGTCCCCCGATCTGCCGAAGAACCTCGAGCAAGCCGAGCAAATCGGCATTGAACTGGACACGGTCAACGAGTACCTGAAAGCACGGGAAGTGCCGCAGTTGCTCGACGGCATCCAGCAGGCCGGCGCCCGGGCAGCGAAGATCGTTACGCACATGCTCAGTTTCAGCCGCCGCAGTACCCGGCAAATGGCCCCGTGCGATCTGCCGGCGCTGATCGATCAGGCCGTGGAAATCGCCGGCAACGATTTCGACCTGGCGATCGGCTTCGACTTCAAGGGCCAGGCGATCATTCGCCAGTTCGATCCGGCGCTAGGCCCAGTGCCCGGCACCGCCAACGAACTCGAACAAGTGCTGCTCAACCTGCTGAAAAACGCCGCGCAAGCCATTCACCAGCGCGAAGATGACCGTGAGCCCGGGCGGATCATCCTGCGTACCAAACTCAATCCGCCGTGGGCGGAAATCCAGGTCGAGGACAACGGCATCGGCATGAGCGAGAGCGTGCGCAAACGCACCTTCGAGCCGTTCTTTACGACCAAGGAAATCGGTCAGGGCACCGGGCTTGGCCTGTCGGTGTCGTATTTCATCATCACCAACAACCACAAGGGTCAGATGGAAGTGCAATCGACGCTGGGCCAGGGCACGTGTTTCACCTTGCGCCTGCCATTGGCGAGCACCCCGCTTGTCTCTCAAGAACTCAATCAGCTATCGAGGTAACCATGGGCTTTCGCTTGTCGAAGATTTACACCCGCACCGGCGACAAAGGCGAAACCGGACTGGGCGACGGCCGCCGCGTGCCCAAGGACCATCCTCGGATCGAGGCCATTGGTGAAGTCGATACGCTGAACAGTCAGGTCGGTGTGTTGCTGGCCGGGCTGGAAGCGGAAGTTGGCCAATTTCCAGGGTTGAACGAAGTGATCGAGGTGTTGGCGCCTTGTCAGCATCGGCTGTTCGATCTGGGCGGTGAGTTGGCGATGCCGGTGTATCAGGCGCTGAACGCGGCAGAAATTGAACGCCTGGAAGCGGCGATCGATGTGTGGAATGAAGAGCTGGGGCCGCTGGAGAACTTCATTCTGCCGGGGGGTTCCGCGCTGATTGCCCAGGCTCATGTGTGCAGAAGTCTGGCGCGCAGTGCCGAGCGGCGGTGTCAGCAGTTGAATGCGATTGAGCCGTTGGCCGGGGTTGGGTTGGCGTATATCAATCGGTTGTCGGATTTGTTGTTTGTGGTGGCGCGGTTGATTGCGAAGCGGCAGGGGATTGCGGAGATTCTTTGGCAGCCGGCGGCGAAGCCTGAGGTTTAGCTGATTTCCACAAGGACGCCTTCGCGGGCAAGCCTTGCTCCTACAGGTTCACCTGAATCCTGTAGGAGCGAGGCTTGCCCGCGAAGAGGCCAGTAGCTACACCAAAGAATCAGGCCAGAACGCTCGAATCCCCGCCACACCCTGAGCGCCCGCCGCCCAAGCCTTTTGCTGCTCCGCCGGCCCAACACCACCGAGCAAAAACACCGGTTTGCTGAACCCCTCGATCAACGCCGAAGCCTGTTCCCAACCCAACGGCTGAGCCCCCGGGTGCGTCAAGGTCGGCTGCACCGGCGACAGGGTCACAAAGTCCACGCCCATCTGCTCCGCCAACGCCAGTTCTTCAGCGTTATGGCAGGACGCCGCCAACCAGCGCGACGCCGGCAGCGGACGGCCGGCAGCCGCGTGTTTGCGCAGTTGTGCCGAGGTGATGTGCCAACCGGCCGACGGGAAATCGCCCAGCCACTCGAACGGCCCCTTGATCATCAACTGCGCCTTGCCGGCACACAGCCCCGCCGCATCCACCGCCAGATCGCGGTACTTCGGGTCGTAGCCGTTGGGCGCCCGCAGCTGGATCAACTTGATCCCGCCGGCGATAGCTTTCTGGATACCGCGCAGCAGTGCCGGCGTTTCCAGATCTTCAGGAGTGATCAGATACTGCGCAGGCAACCGTGCGGCGGCAACGATCGGCTGGTTGGCTGCCGGAAATTCGTAGCCCGGCAGATCACGCGGCGCTACCCACTCCAAAGGCTGGCCTTCGGCGCCGTGAGGTTCGCCGGTGAAATTCGAGACTTCCCAGACATCCAGCAACACTTGCTTGTCCGGATAGTCATGGCGGACCTTGATCAACGGACGTGCCGCGCTGACCACAATCCCCAACTCTTCGTGAAGTTCGCGAGCCAGCGCGGTTTCGACTGACTCATCAGCCTCGACCTTGCCACCGGGAAACTCCCACAAACCGCCTTGATGCTGAGTATCGGCACGGCGTGCGATGAGAATTTTGCCGCTGCTATCACGGATAACGGCGGCGGCTACGTGTACTCGTTTCACTGCCCGATCTCCTCCAGACCCGCCTTTTGCCACGCCTTGAAGGCTGGCCATTGGTAGATCGTTTCGACGTAGGCCTCATCCGCCGCCGGCAATTTCACCTGATAGGTGCGCAGGCGTACGGCAATGGGTGCAAAGAAGGCATCGGCGAGGGTCGCGCTGCCAAACAGGAACGGACCGGTTTCGGTCGCGACTGCGCGGCACTCGGCCCACAACGCCAGCATGCGCTCGATGTCCGCCTGGACGTCAGCCGGGGCCGGTGACAGCGGTGCGTCGCGGCTCAGGTCGAACGGCATGTTGCCACGCATGGCGAAGAACCCGGCATGCATCTGCGCGCACGCCGAACGTGCCTGGGCGCGGGCGGCGACGTCTTTGGGCCAGAGGCCGGCGTCAGGGAATTGTTCGGCCAGGTACTCGGCAATCGCCAGGGAATCGGCGATGGTGCCGTGTGCGGTTTTCAACAGCGGGACTTTACCGGTCGGCGAATGCTTGAGCAGACGTTCACGGGTGTCCGGCTGGTTCAGCTTGATGAGCTCTTCGGTGTAAGGGGCGCCGGCCAGATCGAGGGCCAGTGCGCCGCGCAGGGACCAGGAGGAAAGCAGTTTGTCGCCGATGATCAGGTGGAGGCTCATGTTCGGGCGCCTTTTGGTAAGTGGAACAGGCCAGAAGCTTTAGTGTCTGGTCGGCCGCCTTCGCGGGCAAGCCTCGCTCCTACAAGGAACAAGTCGTTCGCGAATTTTCTGAACGACATCGATCCTGTAGGAGCGAGGCTTGCCCGCGAATGCGATCTAACTTAAGTGCGGTACTCGGCGTTGATCTTCACGTATTCGTGGGACAGGTCGGTGGTCCAGATGGTTTCGCTGCAGTCACCGCGACCCAGTTCGATACGGATGGTGATCTCTTCCTGCTGCATCACCGCCGCACCCTGGGCTTCGGTGTAGGTCGATGCGCGGGCGCCACGGCTGGCGATGCACACATCGCCGAGGAACACGTCAATCTTGCTCACGTCCAGGTCCGGCACACCGGCACGGCCGACGGCGGCGAGGATGCGGCCCCAGTTAGGGTCGGACGCGAACAATGCAGTCTTGATCAACGGCGAGTGCGCCACGGTGTAACCGACGTCCAGGCATTCCTGGTGATTGCCGCCGCCGTTGACTTCAACGGTGACGAACTTGGTCGCGCCTTCGCCGTCGCGAACGATGGCCTGGGCCACGTCCATGCACACTTCGAACACGGCCTGCTTCAACTTGGCGAACAACTCACCGCTCGCGGAAGTGATTTCCGGCAGTGCCGCCTGACCGGTGGCGATCAGCATGCAGCAGTCGTTGGTCGAGGTGTCGCCGTCGATGGTGATGCGGTTGAACGACTTGTTGGCGCCGTCCAGCAACAGGTTCTGCAATACATCGCGGGAGACTTTGGCGTCGGTGGCGATGTAGCCGAGCATGGTGGCCATGTTCGGACGGATCATGCCCGCGCCTTTGCTGATACCGGTGACAGTGATGGTCACGCCGTCATGCTGGAACTGGCGGCTCGCGCCCTTCGGCAGCGTGTCGGTGGTCATGATGCCGGTGGCGGCCGCTTCCCAATTGTTCACCGACAGGTCGTCGAGGGCGGCTTGCAGCGCGCCTTCGATCTTCTCGACCGGCAGCGGCTCGCCGATCACACCGGTGGAGTACGGCAGCACCAGGCTGGCATCGACGCCGGTCAATTCAGCCAGTTTGGCGCAGGTGCGCTCGGCGGCGGCCAGGCCGGGTTCGCCGGTGCCGGCGTTGG
This genomic window contains:
- a CDS encoding sensor histidine kinase; its protein translation is MPLRQRLENLPVGQKLLAALLVLLTTVLLVANLTFISAAYYISQESMAPQALQTIGRLVSNPSLVSEALASPQSAQRLLDELNSYSPLRAAALYDGKGERLAQLQHGDHLNLPERFRHIESWQATEFRSNQVITLPRPGTAPGHLLLVASSELPMAFYTGTLTASLGILIFSVLLWLVIARQIKRLITRPIHQLEELSRQVTREENYALRASRGNHDEIGSLAEAFNTMLSRIEAREQQLKRARDDSQAAYDQAQGLAEETRHTNRKLELEVQVRSKIEKKLTGFQNYLNSIIDSMPSALIALDEQLYVTQWNQEASALSGTRLDEALNQPIFLAFEPLKPFLPQLKQTVEQHTVAKIERVTWFKDDEPKHYALTFYPLMGGAGRGVVIRIDDITQRLSLEEMMVQSEKMLSVGGLAAGMAHEINNPLGAILHNVQNIRRRLSPDLPKNLEQAEQIGIELDTVNEYLKAREVPQLLDGIQQAGARAAKIVTHMLSFSRRSTRQMAPCDLPALIDQAVEIAGNDFDLAIGFDFKGQAIIRQFDPALGPVPGTANELEQVLLNLLKNAAQAIHQREDDREPGRIILRTKLNPPWAEIQVEDNGIGMSESVRKRTFEPFFTTKEIGQGTGLGLSVSYFIITNNHKGQMEVQSTLGQGTCFTLRLPLASTPLVSQELNQLSR
- a CDS encoding cob(I)yrinic acid a,c-diamide adenosyltransferase, coding for MGFRLSKIYTRTGDKGETGLGDGRRVPKDHPRIEAIGEVDTLNSQVGVLLAGLEAEVGQFPGLNEVIEVLAPCQHRLFDLGGELAMPVYQALNAAEIERLEAAIDVWNEELGPLENFILPGGSALIAQAHVCRSLARSAERRCQQLNAIEPLAGVGLAYINRLSDLLFVVARLIAKRQGIAEILWQPAAKPEV
- a CDS encoding Nudix family hydrolase; the protein is MKRVHVAAAVIRDSSGKILIARRADTQHQGGLWEFPGGKVEADESVETALARELHEELGIVVSAARPLIKVRHDYPDKQVLLDVWEVSNFTGEPHGAEGQPLEWVAPRDLPGYEFPAANQPIVAAARLPAQYLITPEDLETPALLRGIQKAIAGGIKLIQLRAPNGYDPKYRDLAVDAAGLCAGKAQLMIKGPFEWLGDFPSAGWHITSAQLRKHAAAGRPLPASRWLAASCHNAEELALAEQMGVDFVTLSPVQPTLTHPGAQPLGWEQASALIEGFSKPVFLLGGVGPAEQQKAWAAGAQGVAGIRAFWPDSLV
- a CDS encoding glutathione S-transferase family protein yields the protein MSLHLIIGDKLLSSWSLRGALALDLAGAPYTEELIKLNQPDTRERLLKHSPTGKVPLLKTAHGTIADSLAIAEYLAEQFPDAGLWPKDVAARAQARSACAQMHAGFFAMRGNMPFDLSRDAPLSPAPADVQADIERMLALWAECRAVATETGPFLFGSATLADAFFAPIAVRLRTYQVKLPAADEAYVETIYQWPAFKAWQKAGLEEIGQ
- the argJ gene encoding bifunctional glutamate N-acetyltransferase/amino-acid acetyltransferase ArgJ; translation: MAVGLGPLPTLHPVAGFELGIASAGIKRPGRKDVVVMRCAEGSTVAGVFTLNAFCAAPVILAKQRVQGPVRYLLTNTGNANAGTGEPGLAAAERTCAKLAELTGVDASLVLPYSTGVIGEPLPVEKIEGALQAALDDLSVNNWEAAATGIMTTDTLPKGASRQFQHDGVTITVTGISKGAGMIRPNMATMLGYIATDAKVSRDVLQNLLLDGANKSFNRITIDGDTSTNDCCMLIATGQAALPEITSASGELFAKLKQAVFEVCMDVAQAIVRDGEGATKFVTVEVNGGGNHQECLDVGYTVAHSPLIKTALFASDPNWGRILAAVGRAGVPDLDVSKIDVFLGDVCIASRGARASTYTEAQGAAVMQQEEITIRIELGRGDCSETIWTTDLSHEYVKINAEYRT